In Silene latifolia isolate original U9 population chromosome 6, ASM4854445v1, whole genome shotgun sequence, the genomic window GTTTTACGCCTTTGCTATTATCTCCATTCATAAGTGATTGTTATCTAAGTATTTGTTATTCTTCTTTGTCTGAGCCTCTGACTATTTATCATATATTCAGAAATCAGGGTTTTACTAATGtattttcatagtccttttgtaCTGGTCTGCTGGATATTATTTTTAGCATTGTCTTGCTACTTACTATGCTTAAGTAATTAGGTTTAATTGGTGGTAGTCAGGGAGACAAAGAGTAGGGAGATATAGAGTGTATTTTGCCAGAAGATTCAAACCATGTCCTTTTGGTTTTTTTAGCGCTTCAAAATAATAGAGCTTTAAGTTATGGTACTTTACTCTAGCTCGTGAAATACTGGTTCAAAAGGGACAGGCAAGTTCTTTGTTTCTATTCTCTCCTTTTCCAAAGCTCCATATAAAAGCTATGGAATGGATTTCATAAGAGCATATTATCCGTCCACAAAACGAAAGTGACTGCTTCATTAAGTCCGCTTTTTTCCAGTCCTGTGTGTAGGTGATGCATCAATCAGTGTCATGCTGTAGCTATTCTCTGATATTTCTCTTTAGCAATTATTCTATCAATTATTGCTTTCTGTGTATGCTCAATGTGAAGAGTTTGGATGGCAGATAACCTCTTTGGCAAACAAACTGTTTCTTTATAGCAATTTATGTGCTTTCTGTACAATAATGCAGGCTTTTCATCGTCACGTTCCTATTTTGCTGAGAGCACTTGGATCGTCATATTCTCAACTACTACGCATAATATCGAACCCTCCTTTGGGAAGTGAAAACCTCTTGATGCTGGTTGGCTCCTGTTCCTGCTATTACTTGCTTTTATTgccattttgttgatggattctaCAGAGTTCATGAAAACGCATTTTCTGCTCATAATTCTTTAGCTGACATATTTCAGTATGGTCTGATGGTTGATTTACTTTGGTGCTAACAGGTGCTCCAGATTCTAGCTGAACAAACCACTCCTTCACCTGATCTTATTAGCACTGTTAAACATTTATACGAAACTAAGTTGAAGGTTCTTAACTTGCTTGAAAGTCCTCATTGTTTCTAATCAGCTGCTATGTCCCGTCCTTACTATTGTTCTGGTGTACTGTTGCAGGACGCTACTATCTTGATTCCGATGCTATCTTCACTTTCCAGAAATGAGGTGCTTTTAATATTGTTCTCTAGTTCTGAATATCAAATATTTGGTTGAGTTTCGTTTTCGTACTTGGTATAGCCATCTGGCGTCTGCCGTGTCCTAACCTTAAAATTGAATTTTGTCAATGTCAGGTTTTGCCCATATTCGCTCGATTGGTTGACCTTCCATTAGATAAATTTCAGCTGGCATTGGCTCGGATATTGCAGGTGAAAAATCATATCCTGATAATATATGCTTAATCTTAGCTTGCTTGATAATTTCTAGCTAACAATTATTGGAGAAAATAGCAGCTTTTCTATCCCATTTCTGGGTGTGCTACTGTCTTATCTTTCTTAAGAAGCATGTCCTATTTATATATCTACCTCTCAATCTGTCCTCTCTTGAGATAGCATATCTCCTGTTTGTGTTATTTATATTGAGTTCAAGGCTTCAAGCTTATTAATGGTCCTGGGTCTTGATGTTTTATACAGTATGTAGGAAGCCCAACTGATTATGTTACTTCACGGGTTCAGTGTCAGAACTCAGAAGTTGCCCAAGACGAAGGCTAATCATTAGTAACAACAAAAAGAATGGCAGCCCAAATAATCAGGGTCTACTAATATAGTAATATGAGCTTTTAAAAGGAACCATACCTTgtataaaaattacataacaaaagATTAAATTATTAGAGGGTTCAGAACACAGATTAAACAGAAAGTAGACACAGAAAAGAAAAAAGGGCGAGGGGGAGGTTTAAACAAGATAGCGCAGGTCTAATTTTGACCATCACCCTTACCAACAGTGACAAAGCATTCGTCCCAAACATGAAGTTTCAAAAGGAAACGTAGCTAGATGTAGAAGGATGTGGACGTGGTTTAGACATGACACACTTCTGTTATGAGGTATGTCTTGCCTTTTCTGCCCCTCTTTTTAAAAATCTGATTTGGTGCCTTGCATGGCAGGGTTCAGCGCACACTGGCCCAGCATTGACACCTGCTGAAGTTTTGGTTGCTATACATGACATTGTACCTGAGAAAGAGGGGATTGCACTTAAGAAGGTATGTTTCTGTAACACTAGAATTACTGTATATGTATACCTATTCTTTCAGTTTTAATGAATACAATTACATACAGAGTATCATTTATTATATACTTCCTCCTCCCCGTCTATATCGTTTCTCTTTCATTTTTGGTTCATCTCAAAATAATTGACCTTTTTGTATATAAAATCAAAATGTGAAATTCGTATATCATCCCTAGTTACGTAACATAATGGCATAGGTAATTGGTAATGTGTCTCTGCATGTAAATTCTGTAGGGTGTGTTACTATCGATACTTAAAGAGAAGGGAAGGGAGAAGGGAGGAagaaagttttccctccaaatttttcTTTTGTTGGAGAGATTCTAATTACCTTGGAGAAGGGAAATGGAGATTATGACCTCAATATCTCTCCTCTCCCTTTCCTTTTAAATCcccctatccaaacacaccctaaatctTGATTATGACCTCTAGTCAAATGGGGACACTAAAAATGGGAAGGAAGGAGTATATATTTGGGAAGTACAGTTAACGAATATGTTGGCATTTAGGCATATAGATAAGGACAAGCTAATTTGTTGAATTGCGTTTAAGATAACAATTTAATACTACTCAATAAGGAGGAAGACACCTGTGAGTAGGAGGGAATATTGAGAATTCGTCTTTACCCtaagctcctaacagtttcttgATGGGGGCCAATTGTTATATATTACCTTACTTCCCATTTTACGCCGTGATGTTCAACCTCTCTATATCACATAGCTAGTCTCTAGTATATTGTATCTTTCAAGAACTAGGGCCCCTAGTGCACTTCACCATATTTATAGTATAGTTTTCCGTTGGATGGAAGTTCACATGTTTTCTTGTTGATCTCATTTGCAGGTGACAGATGCTTGCTCTGCTTGCTTTGAGCAACGTACTGTTTTCACGCAACATGTGCTTGCGAAAGCTTTGAGCCAAATGGTTTGTTTTCATAATCTATGGAACTATCAAGTAGTAGGCTGTCTATCTGTGTGAATAATCCATGTTATTATGTCCACTTTTCCAGGTCGATCGGACTCCGCTTCCTTTGCTATTCATGAGAACAGTCATCCAAGCCATTGACGCCTTCCCTACTCTGGCAAGTGGCACTGCTTCTCAATTGCTATAAAATCAAATACTCCATATATAACTGTGAATGACTTGATAATTTGGAGTCTGTCCTAGTAGTTTGTGGTTGGTAGTGTCATCCGAACTTTGAAACTTTTGCTACCTAAAAAGGTGAAAAGTGAAATCAGAAagttatatgtttttttttttctttcgcttTAGCCATAGTGATGTAATTCTTTATTAAATGTGGGTCAGTTCTCAGTTGTCAGACTTGTCACTGAGCTATGAACATAAATTATGGATACTTGCCCATATTTAAGTCGAGATTCGAGAAAGGCGTCTTGTTTTAATTAGTCTGTCTTACCTTTCCATTTAGAACTGGTATCCTTTAAGATTCTATGCACACTACAAATTTAGACGGAACTAGTATAGTAAAGGAAGCAGATATATCGACTTAATAAGTTATCACATTCACGTGTTGGTGTGGTAAGAGCAAACTGTGATTGGGATTTACCTCTTGAATAGTTCTAATAATTAGATATGAGATTCCATTCCAGGTCCTAATTGATACCTATAGTCCTGTACAATGTTTTCTACATAACTACATAACTGACAGCTATGATGAGCTACTTAAGTGTATGAATGATGCACATAAAACCACTGAACTTTAACTCATCGTACTTGTGTATACAGGTTGATTTTGTCATGGAAATTCTCTCCAAGCTCATAAGTCGGCAGGTGAAGTTAATCAGGCTTTCTCGTTTCCTGACTAGCATTTTTGTTTAACAAGTATAATAGTCTAACATTGATGCAAAAATTGTGTAGATATGGAAAATGCCAAAGCTGTGGGTAGGATTTTTGAAATGTGTTTCCCAGACGCTACCGCATTCATTCCAAGTCTTATTACAGGTAACCGCTGAAAGTAATTATGTGTTAGAATATTACTTTGTGACTAGCCATATTTAGTGTTCCTTCAATTTACTTTGTGACTGTGAAGAATGAATGGGGCCCGGACTCATTTGGAGTTGTTTATGTGGATTATTTCCCAAAGTGGAAATGTAGTTAATTGATTGAATGTTCCGGAAAAGGAAAATGTTGCGAATCAAAGAGAATAGAAGGCGTATGACTACTTGTTCCATTCCTTTTATATTATCCCCTTTGATTAAAGGGTTAAATTTAAGATTCGGTGGTGAAATAACATTACAATTAATTTGAGATAGACTAAAATGGAAATGGGGACAATATAattggaatggagggagtataaatttaACTTGCATGTTATTTGGATGTGAATTTGGGTGCTTTGCCTTGCAGCTGCCAGCGCCGCAGCTGGAAAGTGCGCTAAACAAATATGCAAACCTCAGAGGTCCCCTTGCAGCCTATTCCAGCCAGCCAAGCATCAAAGCTTCCCTGCCAAGGTATAAGTTTCTTAGTCTAGATTCTAGTTAAAATAACTTGATAGATACGGTCAGGGAAATGAAAGCCCTGGCTGGTCAATGTAGCTTGTAGGAGGTGTACGGATAAATGGGTAGATAAAGAACTGGAAGATACGGAGGGAGGCGGGAATTGAACTAGTAGTCACTTTGATTTTTCACGCGGTGCTTTCTTTATTTACAAAAAGATGGTCTTACCGTAGagttactctttttttttctccaaTAAGCTGTGTAATGTGTTTACTGCATCTTTCCCTAGTTAGCACCTTTGTTGTGGCGAATTTAGCTGTTAGTCACTGCAAGCTCTTCGATAGTGTTTAAGCAGAGCTGCATTGTTACACTTTCACCTATTAATATCCTGTTGGAATTTGACTTCAATTTCAGAAAAACTCTTGAAATTCTCGGTATAGTCCATGAGTCGCAGTTCAGCGAATCACAGAATGCAACTCCCTTGCATACCCCCGACTCAAATTGTGTGCGTGGGACTTCAACGTGATTGCCTGCCTAAGTTGCAGAGATCAGCTGAGTTTTGTCACTGCCTGCCTGAAGCTCAAGATGCCAAATGGGCTTCAACCAATTTTACGAGACAGGGAGCCTGACAGCCCAGAAAAGAATTCCCCCCTTTCTCCGCCCCTAGGCCCCAACCGTCCGTCTATTAGGGGAAGAGAAGGCTAAATAGGGGGGTCATTGTTGTGTCAATTTTGTATCCATTTCAGCCCAAGTTCGGCATGTATTATAATATCTTTCTCGTGTGTATAGCGGTTAGTGATTAGCCCTCCTAGTCCGTTTACATCTAAATTCTTACACCCTGATCCTCCATTTTTCATAAAAAAGCCATAAATCGACAACTTGAATTCTTTAGGTCCATTGTATGTCTTTATAGTGTAGACAGAGATACCTGTACTATAAGGTTGGTACAATACAAATGGAGCAGAATAATTTTTAAAGGTCATGTCCATGGGTAACAGTGTAACACCAATCATGACCCGAAAATGACGGGTTCTTCTAAACTCGGGTTATTCCGGTCATGGATTTAAGGGTTTACGTGTTCATGATATTTTAAACTAACACGATTGTTCCAGAAGAAAAGTGGATTGAAGTTTATTTTTTAGTACATCTATGGTCGTGTATGCAAAATATAACAATTTTGTGTTTGTCTTTTGATTTCGTATTTTCATATGATACAAGCTTAGTTTGGATATATTTTGGATATAAGGCGTTTTAAGAATGACTATGTTTTTACCAAGCTGTCATTGCACAAACTCTTGGTAGCGAGGGTAATTTAAAAAATGGTCATTCACAAATTTCCATGTTTAGTATGCTCGTGTAATTTTTGTACGGGGCTAAAACTAGCAAATGAAAAGAAATTGCTAGCATAAATAAACCGACAAAGAAAACTACTTAAAAATTTAAATTAGTTGAGGAAGTTCGGCTCTTaaaaactacttaaaaatttAAATTGTTCATGCTTAAACAAATCGTGTTTAGAAACAATAAACTCTTGTTTAAGCACGAACAATTTTTCACGGATCTTTCAATTCAATTTTGTGTAGAACATGCTAGTACTGTTGAATTGAATGTGTAATGAGGGCAACATTGCCAAAATAAAGGATGAGACATATCTTTGTAATCGTTGAAATGATGTgctaaaatatactccctcctattctaaataactgtctcatttgtcattttcgtctattcacataactgtctcaTTTGCCATTTTTGTCTATTTACacaactgtcccatttgccatatttggacatggttttttactttcctacccttagctcttttctttatttaccaacCCAAACCACCCAtaacccatcatattcaatatttttcattatttaactaaTATATTCTTACCCAtatacaataattttcattattttaactatattccttaattttcgtaTCATTGTCCAAATGAGACatttattcggaataggaggaaGTATAAAAAAAGGTCAAAAATTAACTTTTACTTATTTATTGTCCAAACCTTAATTTGTAATATCCAAACCTACCTTAACCCTATTGTGGGAATTATTTTAAAGTGACTATATTGTGGAAATTATTTTGTCTTTCAATATTGAGGGAAACCACCCCATAAAATTACCCACATGAAATTAACAAACAATTACTTATCAAAGACGCACACAAATCTCAAACACAAAATTTGCATGCAACAATTTCATAAAACTaatatattcttacccctatacagTAAATTTGCATGCAACAATTTCATAAATTTATTCAAAGTGGAGATACGCTAAGAACACAAAATCTCCCTCCATTTGCTCAATCTATTTCTTCTAAGTCAGAAAACACCactcaacaataaaaacaaaaaatcaaAGACGCACACAAATCTCAAACACAAAATCTCTTCAGTCTTCAAACTTTTTATTAGAAATCATCCATTCAATTACTTATCATTACTGAAATTGCGACTGGGAAGTTAGGGTCAGGTCTTGCTAATGGCAACTTGAAGCATCCAGGAGTAATCTTTGGTGTCCTATCCATTTCACTTGTTTCACCCTTAAAACCCCATGTAAGATTTCCGTCCGTGAAATATATGCTGTATTTCCGAGATTCTGCCTCGTACAAGTGTTGAATGCACAATTCATCTCCATCCAATATAAGCAAGTAATATTCATTACTCCCCTTTTCAGCTATTAGATTACCCCCATGTGTCGCGGTGACATCCTTTGCCTTGTTAAATCTTAACTTCTTTGAGGGATGATGGGCCAAATGTTCCTTCATTTGTTGAATATCCACACATTCCTTGGGGCATTTCGGGCAGCAAAATGAGACTTTTAAACACTCATCCACCACTGAACATGACAGAAATTAAACAATAACAAGGGTCAAGGAACAAACAAAAAGAACATAACACGTCTCCAAAGCCTAAATCCCCAAttaaaaccctaaatccccaattACTCAAATTAAAACCCCAAATCCCCAATAAAAACCCCCTAAATCCCCAATTACTCAAATTAAAACCCAACCCCCTACCTAAATCCCCAATTACTCAAATTAAAACCCAACCCCCTACCTAAATCCCCAATTACtcaaattaaaaccctaaattcCCAATTCATCCTCAGCAATCAACAATGGTGAACAAACGCAAGGCCACCGCCGCCGCCTCAACCACCACTCCACCATCAAACTAAGCTAATATGCACATAAAACTAAATTTAACATACTAATTACTGAAACAATCACCAAGACAAACCTAAAATCACATTTCTAAGCTCAAATAACAAGAAAGATAAAAAAAAGGGTGAGAATTCATACTGATTAGTTTTTCCTGGATAGAATCTTGTGCGGCTTTCTCCAAACAGTCGGTTGATTATGAGGGGTTTTTGTTAGGAAACACAAAATGAAGGTTGAATAAATACCCCAACAAAAATACATATAAAGACCAAAATACCCCCAGCTTAAATGACAGAAAGGGGGTAAATAGAGGGGGTACATTGGTCATAACATTAGGAAAACTTGACTTCTTTTTACAAGGCTTTTagagaatgtttttttttttttttttttttggtgttcaGGAGATCCCCACCGGTGAAAAGAATCTCTAGAAAgtggaatcgaacccctgaccacttgtttaagagatgagagcctttaccactcacaccagccaactttggtaggCTTTTAGAGAATGTGATAGAAGcttatactagttttaaacccgtacaAAAATGCACGGGTTTGTTAtcgaaaaattagaaaaaaaatataaatatcaTGTATATATAAGTCGTATCATATACGGTATTTaggtaaaacttgtttaaaagtTTTTCCAATAAAGAGCCTATAATGTCTTATCCTAACCATTTAAATATATACATGAATATGTAAATTATATATTTTGTATAttttttaaaagtaaataaatttaaaaccttaataaaAAAAACCCGATTATGTCGGTGGAAATTtcttcatatatttaattaactGAACGGAATTGTTACTTTTTTCATATGCAAATTGTTATTCATAATTAAACGAATCCAGATAAAtttgattaggttttgaaaaatgAGAAAATGGATAGGATAATGAGAAAATGGATTGACAAAAACCGAGAGGGGTAAAACTGAAAAATACGTATATAAAGGAGTAAAATGCGTATATAAAATAACAAAGACCTACTTTAATTACGTAAACTTGTATATATATCATTCACGAAGCACGAACACTTCTACCGTGTAGTTCGTCCATATCCAACACCAACATTTGTACGACGCTTGAAAATTATGTGTTGGACACTTTTCAAATTGTGTctaattatttatttatgtttttaaaATTTTGGACATTTTTTACACTCGAAGATCATTTCAACTCAactataatataactaacttaggatataatttaaagatttttcatgataaaatcatACTTATCTTTTGCATACATGCGCTATATTATGTATATGTTGGAAAATATGGGTTATTATAATTTAACCATCATGTTTTAATTAATTAGCACATACTACATAATTTGAATTTTTATACTCGTATAAAATTTAATACTCTGTATAAAATACTTTTACAAATTTAAGATCATacttttaactataaatatacggagtataattttaTTAAGTTTTAAATACATGTCTCATGTCATATATTTTATGGGACGGTTGTGTCGCAAGTTCTTTtttatccatatccatatctgtCTAAATTTCGGTGTTACCTAGGAAGAATGTTATACACAAATGGGTTGACATTTGTGCCCATTAACTCAATAAGATCCAAAATTAATGCAAATAAAAGGTCACGAATTCTCATTTTAGACGGACATTATTCGTCTATAGGTTCCTTTCACAAATGAAAGTGAATAGTGTATaagtgggtgggaaatggatacccACACTTGTCTTCGCACTTTAATTTTGTAAGAGGCTCACTTTCCGTCTATAATTATAGACGGATAATGATCGTATAATGAAACGAATTGATAAAGGATTGATCTTAAATCCCAAATTTCCGATTGACAAACACGAAATTCGCTGTCACTTTACCTCCTCCTTTTTCTCTTGTAAGTTGTAAATACTCCCTTCAATTTTGCTTTAAAAAACTTAACTCAAAAACTTAACTCTCTCTTATGAAGATTAATTTGCATTATTTATTGACTCAACTTGTTATTAGAAattaaaaattgaaataaaaagtAATAGAATGTGGATTTGGTTTCTTGAATTAGGTCAAGGAGAAATAATCAAATCTGGTTTGGCATTATTTATTGACTCAACTTGTTTTAGTAAATGACTTTTGACTACCCATGTGGTTGGCCATATAGTAGATCACTGTTATTGGAATCCGTCCAGAGCTTTCCACATGCGCTGAATGGCACAACTTGTTTTTATATAACAATTGTGTAATTGGCCCCTTGTGGCCTCCCTGGATATGTTCAAATAGTAAGTCTTTCTTAGAACGTTATTATTTATAGGGTTATTTATATAACCAATTTTAGCCTTAAAACATACGGAGTACTATCTTCAAACAGAAAATATCCCAAGTTCTTTTCAAGACCATTACTTCATATATATATTGTTCTCCTCCCTGACTCATTCACAAATCTTCCATAAACACCTACTCCACTAGATCCATTACTTGTCTTGGTTCTCCTGAAAAATGGCCGGGCAAAAGCTGATGCGTGATCGAGAGAGCGAGATTAAGTCGTTTGAGGAGTCGAAAGCAGGTGTTAAGGGGCTGGTCGATGCAGGGATAGTAAAAATCCCTGGGATGTTCATTCATGAACGTCTCGGCTCAGATGTCAATGAAGACGACTCGAGTATTAACAGCGTCGACAAGGTCCCATTGGTCGACCTCCAAGGGGTTAATGATGAAGATGGAGGTCGACGACGTGTGAAGGTGATCGACCAAGTTAATAATGCTTGTGAGAAATACGGACTCTTCCAGATCATCAACCACGGCATTCCTCTTCAAGTCATGGATGAAGTGTTGGATGGAATACGTGCGTTTCATGAACTCGATGTTGAAGCCAAGAAACAGTATTATTCTCGTGAGTATGATACCAAGCATTTCTTGTACAACAGCAATTTCAATCTACTTCAAACCCAAGGACCTGCTGCTTGGAGGGATACCCTCACTTTTATTCGAGGATCTTCTCTACCTCGTCCCCAGGAATTGCCCCCCGTCTGCAGGTATATTTTTCTATGTGGTACCTTTGTGTTCTTTcaaattctacatggtaccctcgTTTTCTAAAAATATCAGTGGTATCCCTAAACGGCCAACTGTTATCAGGTTCTTcttgtaaaataaaataaagggatattctctcgtgtacccctcaactttttcattttctatgatatacccctcttttcatgcaaaaaaactttgaccgtcaataactcttgacTACAAATTCAGaatacgataatttttttttccaaattgaccgTCTTAAAGTGGTcttcagtttgaaaaaaaaaatcaccgacgtctcaactGGTACTacggaattatggtcggtcaaagtttattcgttaaaaaatgtttgaccaaccataactaccggctacgagttcaaaaagcggtaattttttttttcaaatttaaggccttgacgagataattggtttgaaaaaaaaaattactgttttctgaactcgtaagagagaattattgtcggtcaaagtttttttgtgaaaaacgagggtacaccttagaaaacgaaaaagttcaggagtacacgagagaatatccctaaaATAAACTATACTTGAAATATATGCAGGGATATATTGATGCAGTACACCACAGAAATGATGAAATTAGGGGAGACGATATATGGAATACTCTCAGAGGCGCTTGGACTTGATCGCCATTATCTGAAAGACATTGGATGCAATGACGCTATATTTTGTCCATGCCATTACTACCCTGCATGCCCTGAGCCAGAACTAACCATGGGCTCTACTACTCATGTTGACAGCGGATTCATAACCCTGCTTGCCACAAATCATATCCCGGGCTTACAGCTTCTTTACCAAGGTAACTGGATCGATGTTTTACCAACCCACGGCAGCCTTGTCGTCAACATAGGCAATTTGATGCAGCTGATCAGTAACAACAGGTTTACAGCTCCGCTGCACAGAGTGTTGGCGAGTAAGGAAGGGCCGAGGATATCAGTAGCATGCATTTTCAGAACACATCACTATCCAGAGAACAGTGCAAGAGTATATGAACCAATCAAGGAGCTATTATCCGAGGATAACCCTGCGATTTACCGCCCTGTTACAGTCAAGGATATCATGTCGAATAAACTTTCAACCTACGCCGGCACCACTGTAGGCAACTCCCTTAATAAATTTTTGCTCTGAATTTCACCTTTTCAACTCCGTAGCATTTTTAAAATTTCCTAGTTTTATTTGTTCGTCGCATTAAAACTAAATATGTTATATACCATTTTATATTACAGGGTGATGGAAAAAAGAGATtaatataaaaaaacaaacaaaaagacTATACccgaaaataaaaagaaagatttCTCTTAGGTATATGATCATCAGCGGATCCACCTAGACCGAAATGGTGTCCTACACCCGAAAGATAATTCTCGTTTTcgttttttacctttttttta contains:
- the LOC141586416 gene encoding deacetoxyvindoline 4-hydroxylase-like, with translation MAGQKLMRDRESEIKSFEESKAGVKGLVDAGIVKIPGMFIHERLGSDVNEDDSSINSVDKVPLVDLQGVNDEDGGRRRVKVIDQVNNACEKYGLFQIINHGIPLQVMDEVLDGIRAFHELDVEAKKQYYSREYDTKHFLYNSNFNLLQTQGPAAWRDTLTFIRGSSLPRPQELPPVCRDILMQYTTEMMKLGETIYGILSEALGLDRHYLKDIGCNDAIFCPCHYYPACPEPELTMGSTTHVDSGFITLLATNHIPGLQLLYQGNWIDVLPTHGSLVVNIGNLMQLISNNRFTAPLHRVLASKEGPRISVACIFRTHHYPENSARVYEPIKELLSEDNPAIYRPVTVKDIMSNKLSTYAGTTVGNSLNKFLL